One Molothrus ater isolate BHLD 08-10-18 breed brown headed cowbird chromosome 14, BPBGC_Mater_1.1, whole genome shotgun sequence DNA segment encodes these proteins:
- the CCNB3 gene encoding G2/mitotic-specific cyclin-B3, with translation MACSQRPRERMPLPRNAKMLTTKQSRAGKAGPAAENIDPEKEESCHAKRSSSSPQGGPKKRSAFGDITNARKNQVVAGKKESVKVAPPKAQKTHNTLGVAKNNEINLKKSMKKTPPTAPAESKVDPVPEKPVSVQELKPPEQRVPAVEDIDKEQLGDPYANAEYAKEIFEYMREREEKFMLPDYMEKQTDISGDMRAILVDWMVEVQENFELNHETLYLAVKLVDHYLVEVVSMREKLQLIGSTAILIASKFEERCPPCVDDFLYICDDAYKREELIAMEMSILSTLKFDINIPIPYRFLRRFAKCARATMETLTLARFLCEMTLQEYDYARESPSKLAASCLLLALTMKNLGGWTPTLEYYSGYSAQDLHPLVKRLNFLLTYQPRDKLNAVRSKYSHRVFFEVAKVTPMDMLKLEETLTSS, from the exons ATGG CTTGCTCACAGAGACCAAGGGAAAGGATGCCATTGCCACGCAATGCCAAGATGCTGACCACCAAGCAGTCCCGAGCAGGcaaggcaggtcctgctgcagAGAACATCGATCCTGAGAAG GAGGAGAGCTGTCATGCCAAGCGGTCTTCATCCTCACCCCAGGGTGGGCCCAAGAAGAGATCAGCATTTGGAGACATCACCAAT GCTCGCAAGAACCAGGTGGTGGCAGggaagaaggagtctgtgaaGGTTGCTCCACCCAAGGCGCAGAAGACACATAATACCTTAGGGGTGGCCAAGAACAACGAGATCAATCTAAAAAA gtCAATGAAGAAAACTCCTccaacagctcctgcagagtCCAAAGTGGATCCTGTGCCAGAGAAGCCAGTGTCTGTACAGGAACTGAAGCCCCCTGAGCAGAGG GTGCCAGCAGTGGAGGACATTgacaaggagcagctgggtgaCCCCTACGCCAATGCAGAGTATGCCAAGGAGATCTTTGAATACATGCGGGAAAGAGAG GAAAAATTCATGCTTCCTGACTACATGGAGAAGCAGACAGACATCAGTGGGGACATGCGTGCTATCCTTGTGGACTGGATGGTGGAGGTGCAG GAGAACTTTGAGCTGAACCATGAGACACTGTACCTGGCTGTGAAGCTAGTAGACCACTACCTGGTGGAGGTGGTGAGCATgagagagaagctgcagctcaTCGGCTCCACTGCCATCCTCATTGCCTCCAAATTTGAG GAGCGGTGCCCACCATGTGTGGATGACTTCCTCTATATCTGTGATGATGCCTACAAGCGGGAGGAGCTTATTGCTATGGAGATGAGCATCCTCAGCACCCTCAAGTTCGACATCAACATCCCCATCCCCTACCGCTTCCTGCGCCGCTTTGCCAAG TGTGCCCGTGCCACCATGGAGACACTGACGCTGGCCCGCTTCCTCTGTGAGATGACCCTGCAGGAGTACGACTATGCCCGTGAGAGCCCGTCgaagctggctgccagctgcctgctgctggcacttACCATGAAGAACCTTGGGGGCTGG ACCCCTACACTGGAGTACTACAGTGGGTACAGTGCCCAGGACCTGCACCCCCTGGTGAAGAGGCTGAATTTCCTGCTCACATACCAGCCCCGTGACAAGCTGAATGCTGTGCGCAGCAAGTACTCACACAG GGTCTTCTTTGAGGTTGCCAAAGTCACCCCCATGGACATGCTCAAGCTCGAGGAGACACTCACTAGCTCCTAG